In Zingiber officinale cultivar Zhangliang chromosome 11B, Zo_v1.1, whole genome shotgun sequence, a single window of DNA contains:
- the LOC122033712 gene encoding phragmoplastin DRP1E-like yields the protein MESLIGLVNKIQRACTSLGDFGDADGKGVGLPTLWESLPSVAVVGGQSSGKSSVLESFVGRDFLPRGSGIVTRRPLVLQLHKMEEGQVEYAEFLHLPNRRFTDFSLVRKEIEDETDRVTGKTKQISPHPIHLSIYSPSVVNLTLIDLPGLTKVAVEGQPDSIVQDIENMVHSYVAKPNCIILAISPANQDIATSDAMKLAREVDPTGERTFGVLTKLDLMDKGTNALDVLEGRSFRLQRPWVGVVNRSQADINRNVDMILSRRKEREYFATSPDYSHLASRMGSEYLAALLSKHLESVIKSRIPSITSSINQTIDELEAEMNHIGRPVAVDAGAQLYTILELCRAFDKVFKEHLDGGRPGGDRIYGVFDNQLPAALKKLPFDRYLSLQNVKKVVSEADGYQPHLIAPEQGYRRLIERGLAYFRGPAEASVDAVHFVLKELVRQSIGETQELKRFPTLQSELAAACYEALERFREDSRKTSIRLVDMEASYLTVDFFRKLPLEVERGTGPAGTNPSTNNPPGVTPASNKHPGANSAAATIDRYGDGHFRRIGSNVSAYISMVSETLRNTIPKAAVYCQVREAKRSLLNHFYTKVGKTEGDHLAKLLDEDPALMERRLQCAKRLELYKSARDDIESVSWSR from the exons ATGGAGAGCTTGATCGGATTGGTGAACAAGATTCAAAGAGCGTGCACGTCGCTTGGCGACTTCGGCGATGCCGATGGGAAAGGCGTCGGATTGCCCACTCTGTGGGAGTCGCTTCCCTCCGTGGCCGTCGTCGGAGGACAG AGCTCGGGGAAGTCCTCGGTGTTGGAGAGTTTTGTCGGTCGTGATTTCCTTCCTCGTGGTTCTG GCATCGTGACCAGAAGGCCTTTAGTGCTACAGCTGCACAAGATGGAAGAAGGACAAGTGGAATATGCCGAATTTCTTCACCTGCCAAATAGGAGATTCACGGACTTTT CTCTTGTGCGCAAGGAAATTGAGGATGAAACAGACAGGGTAACTGGAAAAACAAAGCAAATATCTCCGCATCCAATTCATCTCAGCATTTATTCGCCAAGTG TTGTGAATTTAACCTTGATTGATCTCCCTGGGCTTACAAAAGTTGCTGTTG AGGGTCAGCCAGATAGTATTGTTCAGGACATTGAGAATATGGTTCATTCATACGTTGCCAAG CCCAACTGTATTATACTGGCTATATCCCCTGCCAATCAAGATATTGCAACTTCTGATGCGATGAAGCTTGCTAGGGAAGTCGATCCAACAG GGGAAAGGACATTTGGAGTTTTAACAAAGCTAGATCTGATGGACAAAGGGACAAATGCTCTAGAT GTTCTTGAAGGAAGGTCATTTCGGCTACAACGCCCATGGGTCGGGGTAGTTAATCGTTCACAGGCTGATATTAACAGGAATGTAGATATGATTCTTTCTAGGAGAAAAGAACGTGAATATTTTGCAACTAGCCCTGACTATTCACATTTAGCCAGTAGAATGGGCTCTGAGTACCTTGCGGCACTCCTTTCAAAG CATCTAGAATCTGTAATCAAATCTCGTATTCCAAGCATAACATCCTCAATTAACCAGACCATAGATGAACTTGAGGCTGAGATGAATCATATTGGTAGGCCTGTTGCTGTGGATGCAGGG GCTCAGTTGTACACTATACTGGAACTCTGCCGAGCTTTTGATAAAGTATTCAAAGAACATTTGGATGGAGG ACGACCTGGAGGTGATAGGATTTATGGTGTATTTGACAATCAACTCCCTGCTGCTCTGAAAAAGCTTCCTTTTGACCGCTACCTGTCTTTGCAAAATGTCAAGAAAGTGGTCTCGGAAGCTGATGGTTATCAGCCACACTTAATTGCTCCTGAGCAAGGTTATCGGCGTCTAATTGAAAGAGGACTTGCTTACTTTCGAGGCCCAGCTGAAGCCTCCGTTGATGCT GTGCACTTTGTCTTAAAGGAACTTGTAAGGCAATCAATAGGAGAGACTCAG GAGTTGAAAAGATTCCCCACCTTGCAATCAGAATTGGCTGCAGCATGCTATGAAGCCTTGGAAAGATTCCGTGAAGATAGTCGAAAGACTTCAATAAGGCTTGTTGACATGGAAGCATCATACTTGACAGTTGATTTCTTCCGCAAGCTCCCACTGGAAGTAGAAAGGGGTACTGGCCCTGCTGGTACTAATCCTTCTACCAATAATCCTCCTGGTGTTACTCCTGCCAGCAATAAGCATCCTGGAGCTAATTCTGCTGCTGCTACAATTGATCGTTATGGTGATGGGCATTTCAGGAGGATAGGATCAAATGTGTCAGCCTACATTAGCATGGTATCAGAAACACTCCGAAACACTATCCCGAAAGCTGCGGTTTACTGTCAAGTCCGAGAAGCAAAACGATCCCTGCTCAATCATTTCTATACGAAAGTGGGGAAAACAGAG GGAGACCACCTCGCAAAGCTTTTGGATGAGGATCCGGCTTTGATGGAGCGCAGGCTGCAATGCGCAAAGAGGCTTGAATTGTACAAATCTGCAAGGGATGACATTGAGTCCGTTTCCTGGAGCAGGTGA